The Arachis hypogaea cultivar Tifrunner chromosome 19, arahy.Tifrunner.gnm2.J5K5, whole genome shotgun sequence genome has a window encoding:
- the LOC112777341 gene encoding uncharacterized protein codes for MELSSGIRKLLSGVKTNKSTPFNLNSMPYHCYQDVSNLQCYQSDFSKLEELTRVLANVDAINGKLVDTISNSTIFDEQIKHDMCTFKSLVRAFIGSPPVQHKMKQVLVSTMGTQNEPFSPFSQAREREPIVIDNLAKVSNFLDVSTQQRKVVRLKVCPQATQHRILTGTLKEVLNNFKVDLDALDSQGLDKDTIMGQQIVLTCLKFLTEAAVSNEPESTSWMRLSPSKNVNTSGSRKWEDVLEMFNDLIEYFRAETRLKLHVAKAEVMKEGLLQIKDILIDNSIGYKEARHQERLVQKKLSKTLGHSSRCLFTLLLYYLFGRVSDIEVDMAGGVYKSGSDNKNWLCMGRILTSDSEKMIERGVKQLDKALSLFKFVWETAEMKGHLDLQGHLWCVGEHNRLLRYRGNTYFLHGICL; via the coding sequence ATGGAACTGTCTTCTGGAATTCGGAAGCTGCTTTCCGGTGTCAAAACCAACAAATCTACACCTTTTAACCTGAACTCAATGCCTTATCACTGCTATCAAGATGTTTCCAACCTGCAATGCTATCAGAGTGACTTTTCCAAGCTAGAAGAATTGACTCGGGTTCTGGCAAATGTGGATGCAATTAATGGAAAACTTGTTGACACAATTAGTAATTCAACCATTTTTGATGAGCAGATTAAGCATGATATGTGTACCTTCAAGTCTCTTGTCCGGGCCTTTATTGGATCTCCACCAGTTCAGCACAAAATGAAACAGGTTCTGGTCTCCACCATGGGAACACAAAATGAACCATTTTCTCCTTTCAGTCAAGCAAGAGAAAGAGAACCTATAGTGATtgataaccttgccaaagtgagCAACTTTCTTGATGTTTCTACTCAACAAAGGAAAGTAGTTCGTCTCAAAGTGTGTCCACAGGCAACCCAGCACCGCATATTGACTGGTACACTCAAGGAAGTTCTGAATAATTTTAAAGTTGATTTGGATGCTTTGGATTCTCAGGGCTTAGACAAAGATACTATAATGGGTCAGCAAATTGTTCTTACCTGCCTGAAGTTTCTCACTGAAGCTGCTGTTTCCAATGAACCTGAATCCACTTCATGGATGAGGCTTTCTCCTTCAAAAAATGTCAACACCTCTGGTTCCCGGAAATGGGAAGATGTTCTTGAGATGTTCAATGATCTGATCGAGTATTTTAGAGCCGAAACAAGATTAAAGTTGCATGTGGCTAAGGCTGAAGTCATGAAAGAAGGGCTTTTGCAAATCAAGGACATTTTGATTGACAACAGTATTGGATACAAGGAAGCTAGACACCAAGAACGCCTGGTGCAAAAGAAGCTTTCCAAAACATTGGGACACTCATCTCGCTGCTTATTCACGCTATTATTATATTACCTCTTTGGAAGAGTCTCAGATATTGAAGTAGACATGGCTGGTGGAGTTTACAAGAGTGGAAGCGACAACAAGAACTGGTTGTGTATGGGAAGAATTTTGACTTCAGATAGTGAGAAGATGATTGAGCGCGGTGTAAAGCAGTTGGATAAAGCACTTAGCCTTTTCAAGTTTGTATGGGAAACTGCTGAAATGAAAGGTCATTTGGACCTTCAAGGCCATTTGTGGTGTGTTGGAGAACACAACAGGTTGCTTAGGTACAGAGGAAACACATACTTTCTTCATGGCATTTGCCTCTAA
- the LOC112779639 gene encoding FBD-associated F-box protein At5g60610, which yields MDQISGLPEAILHDILARLPDRDSARTSVLSKAWRETWSTFPILSICSDQHFKSQDVTVDNYHSKIDKVVDYVGRRLLRLRDLGLAIKEFKLIMDYVDHKCMAHHVDLWMKMAIESGGEVLHLQLRLPGRYVGRHSPDRFYELPLSVIESKSLTKLVLMDGIRVGQAFLTHSIKLYSVRILKLCNIFFGHEGIIDHLISHCPLIEDLTVIDCAVYNPPIGGIPQVYEFSLVESLFLHGLHKLKKVYVQGMREVYIDAPNLESLHCCLQYLNTYFKLNLDSCTNLRWLCLWNLKNIAIGDKWFLELFSKFPFLESLELDNFSMSQRINISSAQLKVLKLSYCSNLEELNIDARNLLSFAYEGNNQPGISFQKCSNQLEVNSFSDVDFRDLCSLRKFVQNIKPQKIWASVSLFICLSILSEPEQGAFQVSSIPPTIKRLELQFSPDYEALYFPFMNYLLSSCCPNSISFSFCSYVHSKAFIEFLYETLMGRKEGKCHCSSSNTKCWWHALKIVKVICTFKIDENADFKTMLDALPTCLADEKIGFILEL from the exons ATGGACCAAATATCTGGTTTGCCGGAAGCTATACTTCATGACATTCTCGCAAGGCTTCCGGACAGAGATTCTGCCAGGACTAGTGTTTTATCAAAGGCTTGGAGAGAAACATGGTCTACGTTTCCAATATTGTCTATTTGCAGCGATCAACATTTTAAGAGTCAAGATGTAACGGTAGACAATTATCATAGCAAAATAGACAAAGTTGTTGACTATGTTGGGAGAAGATTACTGAGGCTCCGCGACCTAGGCTTAGCAATCAAAGAATTCAAGCTCATCATGGACTATGTAGACCATAAGTGCATGGCGCACCATGTTGATCTATGGATGAAGATGGCTATTGAAAGTGGCGGCGAAGTATTACATTTACAGCTTCGCCTCCCTGGTCGCTATGTAGGGAGACACAGTCCGGACAGGTTTTATGAGCTTCCACTCAGTGTCATTGAATCCAAATCACTTACTAAGTTGGTGTTGATGGACGGAATCAGAGTTGGCCAAGCATTCCTCACCCATTCCATCAAGCTTTACTCAGTGAGAATATTGAAACTATGCAATATATTTTTTGGACATGAAGGGATTATAGATCATCTCATTTCTCATTGTCCTCTAATTGAAGATTTAACCGTGATTGATTGTGCTGTCTATAACCCTCCAATCGGAGGAATTCCTCAAGTGTATGAGTTCAGTCTTGTGGAATCACTATTCTTGCATGGTTTACATAAGCTCAAGAAAGTTTATGTTCAAGGAATGCGGGAAGTATATATTGATGCTCCAAATCTTGAGAGCTTACATTGTTGTCTTCAGTATCTAAATACATATTTCAAGCTGAATTTAGATAGTTGCACAAATTTGAGATGGCTGTGCTTATGGAATTTGAAGAACATTGCTATTGGAGACAAATGGTTTCTTGAACTATTTTCTAAATTTCCTTTCCTTGAGAGTTTGGAACTAGACAATTTCTCGATGTCTCAGAGGATTAATATTTCAAGTGCTCAACTCAAGGTCTTGAAGTTATCATACTGCTCTAACTTGGAGGAGCTTAACATTGATGCTCGAAATTTATTATCATTTGCGTATGAGGGAAACAACCAACCTGGTATATCTTTTCAGAAATGTTCTAATCAATTGGAAGTCAATAGTTTTAGCGATGTGGATTTTCGGGACCTTTGTAGCTTGAGGAAATTTGTCCAAAACATTAAACCCCAAAAGATTTGGGCATCAGTCTCCCTCTTTATCTGTCTGTCAATTCTA AGTGAACCAGAGCAGGGTGCATTCCAAGTTTCATCTATTCCTCCAACTATTAAACGCTTGGAATTACAGTTTTCCCCGGACTACGAAGCTCTCTATTTCCCTTTTATGAATTACTTGCTTTCAAGTTGCTGCCCGAACTCTATTTCATTTAGTTTTTGCTCTTATGTTCATAGTAAAGCATTCATTGAG TTTTTGTATGAGACACTGATGGGAAGAAAGGAAGGGAAGTGCCACTGCAGTTCAAGTAATACAAAATGTTGGTGGCATGCCTTGAAgattgtcaaggttatttgtaCCTTCAAGATTGATGAGAACGCTGATTTTAAGACAATGTTAGATGCATTGCCAACATGTCTTGCTGATGAAAAAATTGGTTTTATCTTAGAATTGTAA
- the LOC112777792 gene encoding protein MAIN-LIKE 2-like, which produces MLMCDHLHPPDPYNQIVEAQLRDIGFYYVSQIGVIKGQSAMINALIERWRLETHTFHFPVGECAVTLEDVAVILGLPTNGLPVTGPTMSRFEALEAECLHQFGIAPSKNDCRGSFIKLMWFRSVRDRIVLNNDVHMQMYVKCHIMLLFGKILFADKSGAAVH; this is translated from the coding sequence ATGTTGATGTGCGATCATTTACACCCGCCGGATCCATATAACCAAATTGTTGAGGCACAGTTACGCGATATTGGATTTTATTATGTATCCCAAATTGGAGTTATTAAAGGCCAGTCAGCAATGATTAATGCTCTGATTGAGAGATGGCGGCTCGAGACTCATACTTTTCATTTTCCGGTTGGTGAGTGTGCCGTGACCTTGGAAGATGTGGCGGTAATTCTCGGTCTGCCAACAAATGGTCTTCCGGTTACAGGTCCGACCATGAGTAGGTTTGAGGCATTGGAAGCCGAGTGCTTGCACCAATTTGGAATTGCACCCAGCAAGAATGACTGTAGAGGGAGCTTTATAAAATTAATGTGGTTTAGGAGTGTGAGAGATCGTATAGTGTTGAATAATGATGTGCACATGCAGATGTATGTAAAGTGTCACATAATGTTGTTATTTGGGAAAATTCTGTTTGCAGATAAGTCGGGTGCAGCGGTGCACTGA
- the LOC112777793 gene encoding uncharacterized protein, whose protein sequence is MLLQTYEGVQFVCENPFDVVIPFTLSFEELKGVICEKIDSQRCRRISCILYRYPLAVFGGFVQFQTKYVMDEASMQEMFSIYMENRHRMSCIELYIEFEQSEADRNIELEDYNSESEDEFESNYEIVGPSEDEEEASGAMNADVAEVANALANPHPFQEPSFMRSLDLEAMHAPEFSQYMNPAPPVVADGEFTVGMEFSSREAVIKAMKDYTIRRGVDYRVYESEPTTFYAKCTEYGNGCDWLIRVTKMQKKYCWEIRRYNGSHTCTRSTISQDHSKLDSKTVAEAIKPLVEVDPSIKVKSVIADIQSKFNYTISYRKAWLAKQQAIESIFGSWEASYEALPIWFEAMCHKEPSAVVHFETMPAYQRDDLVPDILSQDGNNNIVSIAFAIVEGETSDAWHFFLSNLRQHVVTRDGVGLISDRHDSIRSAIERSNGAWSPPKAFHMFCIRHIESNFLRKFKAPYLQKLIVNIGKFE, encoded by the exons ATGTTATTACAAACATATGAGGGAGTTCAATTTGTGTGTGAAAATCCGTTTGATGTTGTTATTCCGTTCACATTGTCATTTGAGGAGTtaaaaggtgtgatttgtgagaagatagattctcAAAGATGTAGGAGAATATCGTGTATTTTGTACAGGTATCCTTTAGCTGTGTTTGGTGGGTTTGTTCAATTTCAGACCAAGTATGTGATGGACGAAGCGAGTATGCAGGAAATGTTTTCAATATACATGGAAAATCGCCACCGAATGTCGTGCATCGAGTTATATATTGAGTTTGAGCAATCTGAAGCGGACCGTAACATTGAAttggaagattataatagtgaaaGCGAAGATGAATTTGAAAGCAACTATGAGATCGTCGGTCCAAGTGAGGACGAAGAAGAAGCTAGCGGCGCCATGAACGCAGATGTGGCGGAAGTTgcaaatgcactagcaaaccCGCATCCGTTTCAGGAGCCTTCTTTCATGCGGTCGTTGGATTTGGAGGCTATGCACGCACCGGAGTTTTCGCAATATATGAATCCAG CCCCTCCTGTTGTGGCGGATGGTGAGTTCACAGTGGGGATGGAATTCAGTTCAAGGGAGGCAGTAATCAAGGcaatgaaagattataccatccgGAGAGGTGTGGACTATCGGGTATATGAGTCGGAACCGACGACATTCTATGCAAAATGTACAGAATATGGGAATGGTTGTGACTGGTTGATCAGGGTAACCAAAATGCAGAAGAAGTACTGTTGGGagataaggaggtacaatggAAGTCATACTTGTACGAGGTCTACTATTTCTCAAGACCATTCGAAGCTGGATTCCAAGACagttgcagaagcaataaagccgttGGTAGAGGTTGACCCGTCTATAAAGGTGAAATCAGTAATTGCTGATATCCAGTCAAAGTTTAACTACACCATCAGTTATCGCAAGGCTTGGTTAGCAAAGCAGCAAGCGATCGAATCAATTTTCGGAAGTTGGGAAGCATCGTATGAAGCTTTGccgatatggtttgaggccatgtgccACAAAGAGCCATCAGCAGTGGTTCACTTTGAAACAATGCCAGCTTACCAGAGGGATGATTTAGTTCCTGATATAC TCTCACAAGATGGTAATAACAACATCGTGTCTATTGCATTTGCCatagtggagggagagacttctgatgcatggCACTTTTTTCTGAGCAACCTGCGTCAACATGTGGTGACACGTGATGGTGTCGGACTAATATCTGATCGACACGATTCGATTAGGTCAGCTATTGAACGAAGTAATGGGGCGTGGTCTCCTCCAAAAGCTTTCCATATGTTTTGTATCCGGCATATTGAGTCCAACTTCTTGAGGAAGTTCAAAGCACCTTACCTGCAGAAGCTTATCGTCAACATTGGTAAGTTTGAATAG
- the LOC112775538 gene encoding uncharacterized protein has product MELSSGIRKLLSGVKTNKSTPFNLNSMPYHCYQDVSNLQCYQNDFSKLEELTRVLANMDAINGKLVDTISNSTIFDEQIKHDMCTFKSLARAFIGSPPVQHKMKHVLVSTMGTQNEPFSPFSQAREREPIVIDNLAKVSNFLDVSTQQRKVVRFKVCPQATQHRILIGTLKEVLNNFKVDLDALDSQGLDKDTIMGQQIVLTCLKFLTEAAVSNEPESNSWMRLSPSNNVNTSGSRKWEDVLEMFNDLIEYFRAETRLKLHVAKAEVMKEGLLQIKDILIDNSIGYKEARHQERLVQKKLSKTLGHSSRCLFTLLLYYLFGRVSDIEVDMAGGVYESVSDNKNWLCMGRILTSDSEKMIGRGVKQLDRALSLFKFVWETAEMKGHLDLQGHLWCVGEHNRVLRYRGNTYFLHGICL; this is encoded by the coding sequence ATGGAACTTTCTTCTGGAATTCGGAAGCTGCTTTCCGGTGTCAAAACCAACAAATCTACACCTTTTAACCTGAACTCAATGCCTTATCACTGTTATCAAGATGTTTCCAACCTGCAATGCTATCAGAATGACTTTTCCAAGCTAGAAGAATTGACTCGGGTTCTGGCGAACATGGATGCAATTAATGGAAAACTTGTTGACACAATTAGTAATTCAACCATTTTTGATGAGCAGATTAAGCATGATATGTGTACCTTCAAGTCTCTTGCCCGGGCCTTTATTGGATCTCCACCAGTTCAGCACAAAATGAAACATGTTCTGGTCTCCACCATGGGAACACAAAATGAACCATTTTCTCCTTTCAGTCAAGCAAGAGAAAGAGAACCTATAGTGATtgataaccttgccaaagtgagCAACTTTCTTGATGTTTCTACTCAACAAAGGAAGGTAGTTCGTTTCAAAGTGTGTCCACAGGCAACCCAGCACCGCATATTGATTGGTACACTCAAGGAAGTTCTGAATAATTTTAAAGTTGATTTGGATGCTTTGGATTCTCAGGGCTTAGACAAAGATACTATAATGGGTCAGCAAATTGTTCTTACCTGCCTGAAGTTTCTCACTGAAGCTGCTGTTTCCAATGAACCTGAATCCAATTCATGGATGAGGCTTTCACCTTCAAATAATGTCAACACCTCTGGTTCCCGGAAATGGGAAGATGTTCTTGAGATGTTCAATGATCTGATCGAGTATTTTAGAGCCGAAACAAGATTAAAGTTGCATGTGGCTAAGGCTGAAGTCATGAAAGAAGGGCTTTTGCAAATCAAGGACATTTTGATTGACAACAGTATTGGATACAAGGAAGCTAGACACCAAGAACGCCTGGTGCAAAAGAAGCTTTCCAAAACATTGGGACACTCATCTCGCTGCTTATTCACGCTATTATTATATTACCTCTTTGGAAGAGTCTCAGATATTGAAGTAGACATGGCTGGGGGAGTTTACGAGAGTGTTAGCGACAACAAGAACTGGTTGTGTATGGGAAGAATTTTGACTTCAGATAGTGAGAAGATGATTGGGCGTGGTGTGAAGCAGTTGGATAGAGCACTTAGCCTTTTCAAGTTTGTATGGGAAACTGCTGAAATGAAAGGTCATTTGGACCTTCAAGGCCATTTGTGGTGTGTTGGAGAACACAATAGGGTTCTTAGGTACAGAGGAAACACATACTTTCTTCATGGCATTTGCCTTTAA